The following are from one region of the Methanospirillum hungatei genome:
- the pfkA gene encoding 6-phosphofructokinase: MDGRAPGKSRIGILTSGGDAPGMNAAIRAVFRAASECNIEIVGIRRGFAGLIDGDLFLMDRSHVANIIHQGGTILGTSRSETFKTPEGRRIAADVLQNAEVDALFVIGGDGSFRGADLFNDETGIPTIGIPGSIDNDIPGTDFSIGFDTAINTALESIDKIRDTASSHGRLFFVEVMGKSSDLIAIESGIAGGAEYLILPDNKHAMDDLCSRLTQAFDAGKRYAIVVVAEGACPGCSFQIAKEVSSRISMESRVCVLGHTQRGGSPTARDRVLAAKLGVSAVNAYMKGYAGVMVGEVRRSVILTPFDKVITGRQKPEPNIIRLSHILTK; this comes from the coding sequence ATGGATGGACGAGCACCCGGAAAATCCCGTATAGGGATCCTTACTTCTGGTGGCGACGCACCAGGGATGAATGCTGCAATCAGGGCAGTATTTCGAGCTGCCAGCGAATGTAACATTGAAATAGTAGGTATTCGAAGAGGATTTGCCGGTCTTATTGATGGAGATCTCTTTCTGATGGACCGGTCACATGTCGCAAATATTATCCATCAGGGTGGAACTATTCTTGGAACCTCTCGAAGTGAAACATTTAAAACACCGGAAGGGCGCAGAATAGCAGCTGATGTCCTCCAGAACGCTGAGGTTGATGCCTTGTTTGTCATCGGTGGTGATGGATCATTCAGAGGAGCCGACCTTTTTAATGATGAAACCGGAATTCCGACAATAGGTATTCCCGGTTCTATTGATAATGATATTCCGGGAACAGACTTTTCTATCGGATTTGATACAGCCATAAATACTGCTCTTGAATCCATCGACAAGATCAGAGATACCGCGTCATCTCACGGAAGGCTCTTTTTTGTTGAAGTGATGGGGAAATCTTCAGATTTGATAGCAATTGAGAGTGGGATTGCAGGGGGAGCAGAATACCTTATTCTACCAGACAATAAACACGCGATGGATGATCTTTGTTCCCGGCTCACTCAGGCATTTGATGCAGGAAAACGGTATGCAATCGTTGTTGTAGCTGAAGGTGCGTGTCCTGGATGCAGTTTTCAAATTGCAAAAGAAGTATCATCCAGGATATCCATGGAATCACGGGTTTGTGTTCTTGGTCATACACAGCGGGGAGGAAGTCCGACAGCACGGGATCGGGTTCTTGCCGCAAAACTCGGGGTAAGTGCAGTAAACGCATATATGAAAGGTTATGCCGGAGTAATGGTAGGAGAAGTCAGACGAAGTGTAATTCTGACACCTTTTGATAAAGTCATAACCGGAAGACAAAAACCAGAGCCAAATATCATCCGTCTATCACATATTTTAACAAAATAA
- a CDS encoding ATP-NAD kinase family protein yields the protein MIRVGFIVNPYAGLGGSVGLKGTDGYIKEAFARGAVPHAPEKAIRFLSSLSRNDLYFLTAGGEMGEAELTSLGILHECVYRSDLSESDPLLKTSATDTKHACNEMIRQGVHVIVFAGGDGTARDIFSCTRQNIPILGIPAGVKIYSGVFATTPIAAAQILSEWNLTSLGDGEVMDVNEEEYRNGVLDTHLFGFAKVPSSPVHCQSSKQISFGDESHERQEIARFIVEIMRDDTLYLLGAGTTTQAIADMLGISKTLLGIDAIYQKQVVGSDVNEQDILRLLKIYNKVKIIISPIGAQGFILGRGNQQISSTVLSNAGIDSLIVIAIDEKMKRTQNLFIDTGDPDLNSKFGDTILVVCGYRIGTRVRLNH from the coding sequence ATGATTCGGGTCGGATTTATCGTTAATCCATATGCCGGTCTTGGAGGATCAGTTGGTTTGAAAGGAACAGATGGGTATATTAAAGAGGCATTCGCGAGAGGTGCTGTTCCTCATGCTCCGGAAAAGGCCATCCGGTTTTTATCCTCCCTTTCCCGGAACGATCTCTATTTTTTAACTGCCGGTGGGGAGATGGGTGAGGCTGAACTGACCTCTCTTGGAATTTTGCATGAATGTGTGTATAGGAGCGATTTATCTGAATCAGATCCTCTCCTGAAAACCAGTGCAACAGATACGAAACATGCCTGTAATGAAATGATCCGTCAAGGTGTACACGTGATAGTTTTTGCCGGAGGAGATGGAACCGCTCGTGATATTTTCTCATGCACGAGGCAAAATATACCAATATTAGGCATCCCTGCAGGAGTAAAAATATATTCCGGAGTATTTGCCACTACACCCATTGCTGCTGCCCAGATATTGTCCGAGTGGAATCTAACATCACTAGGTGATGGAGAAGTTATGGATGTTAATGAGGAAGAATATCGAAACGGAGTATTAGACACACACCTATTTGGATTTGCAAAGGTACCATCTTCTCCGGTTCATTGTCAGTCATCCAAGCAGATCTCATTTGGTGATGAATCTCATGAAAGGCAGGAGATTGCTCGTTTTATTGTAGAAATTATGAGAGATGACACACTGTATCTCCTAGGAGCCGGAACTACAACTCAGGCAATTGCTGATATGCTTGGAATCTCAAAAACTCTTCTTGGTATCGATGCAATATATCAGAAACAAGTAGTCGGCTCTGATGTAAATGAACAGGATATCCTTCGGTTGCTAAAAATCTATAATAAGGTAAAAATCATCATCAGTCCAATCGGAGCACAGGGTTTTATCCTGGGAAGAGGAAATCAACAGATTAGTTCAACTGTTTTATCAAATGCAGGTATTGATTCACTCATTGTAATTGCAATAGACGAAAAGATGAAGCGAACACAGAATCTTTTTATAGATACTGGTGATCCTGACCTGAATAGTAAATTTGGAGATACCATCCTGGTTGTCTGTGGGTACAGGATTGGTACCCGGGTGCGATTGAATCATTAA
- a CDS encoding TrpB-like pyridoxal phosphate-dependent enzyme — protein sequence MNTKIILDENEIPKKWYNIQADLKTPLDPPMHPQTKKPVTPGDLEPIFPKELIRQEMCQDRYIDIPEEIRDIYTLWRPSPLFRAFRLEKLLKTPAKIYYKYEGVSPPGSHKPNTAIAQAYYNMKEGIERIATETGAGQWGSSLAFATQLFGMECKVYMVRGSYDQKPYRKMMMQTWGATCVPSPSPDTNSGRAILEKDPNTPGSLGIAISEAVEDAATHDNTNYSLGSVLNHVCLHQTIIGQEAQKQLDMVDEKADIVIASAGGGSNCAGLCFPFIKDKIDGKNPDLEVLAVEPSACPSLTRGIYAYDFGDVAGLTPLLKMFTLGHDFIPPSIHAGGLRYHGMAPLVSRLHADNMIDSTSVYQNEVFDAAVMFARAEGIIPAPESAHAIRVAIDKAIECKKTGEAKTILFNNSGHGHFDLSSYEAYFAGSLTDYEYPADLIAESLNHLPVIS from the coding sequence ATGAATACGAAAATAATCCTTGATGAGAATGAGATACCCAAAAAATGGTATAATATTCAAGCAGATTTGAAGACACCGCTGGATCCACCGATGCATCCCCAAACGAAAAAACCCGTGACACCAGGGGATCTGGAGCCAATCTTCCCAAAGGAATTAATCAGGCAGGAGATGTGTCAGGATCGGTATATTGACATTCCAGAAGAGATAAGGGACATTTACACATTATGGAGGCCTTCACCACTCTTTCGAGCATTCAGACTGGAAAAGTTACTGAAAACTCCGGCTAAGATTTATTACAAATACGAAGGGGTCAGTCCGCCTGGATCACATAAACCAAACACGGCCATCGCTCAGGCTTATTATAATATGAAAGAGGGAATAGAGCGGATTGCAACCGAAACAGGAGCTGGTCAATGGGGTTCTTCGCTTGCATTCGCAACCCAGCTATTCGGGATGGAGTGTAAGGTGTATATGGTCAGAGGCAGTTATGATCAAAAACCATATAGAAAAATGATGATGCAGACCTGGGGAGCAACCTGTGTTCCTTCTCCTTCTCCTGACACGAATTCTGGACGGGCTATCCTTGAAAAAGATCCTAATACGCCAGGAAGTCTGGGTATCGCGATATCTGAAGCAGTAGAAGATGCGGCAACCCATGATAACACTAACTATTCACTTGGGAGTGTACTCAATCATGTCTGTCTTCATCAGACAATTATCGGCCAGGAAGCGCAAAAGCAACTGGATATGGTCGATGAAAAAGCAGATATTGTCATTGCTTCAGCAGGTGGTGGTTCAAATTGTGCAGGGCTCTGTTTCCCCTTCATTAAAGATAAAATTGATGGTAAAAATCCCGATCTCGAAGTATTAGCCGTTGAACCTTCAGCCTGTCCATCGCTGACCCGGGGAATATATGCATATGATTTTGGAGATGTTGCTGGTCTAACCCCACTTCTTAAGATGTTCACATTAGGACATGATTTTATTCCACCTTCCATTCATGCAGGTGGACTTCGGTATCATGGAATGGCTCCGCTGGTTTCAAGGCTTCATGCTGACAATATGATAGATTCTACTTCAGTCTACCAGAATGAGGTTTTTGACGCCGCAGTCATGTTTGCCCGGGCGGAAGGAATTATTCCTGCTCCGGAATCAGCTCATGCAATTCGTGTTGCTATTGATAAGGCCATTGAATGTAAAAAGACCGGAGAAGCAAAAACAATTCTGTTTAACAACAGTGGTCACGGACATTTTGATCTCTCCAGTTATGAAGCATACTTTGCAGGTTCTCTGACCGATTATGAGTACCCTGCTGATTTGATTGCGGAATCGTTGAATCATCTCCCTGTCATCTCATGA
- a CDS encoding APC family permease encodes MEPSIPKTASLSLWQIIPLYIGSVLGSGILLLPGLTADSAGPASLLAWVLMSILAIPMALSMGFLSVKFPNAGGVSYFVSKAWNQDIGMLVGWFFLLSAIMAVPIIALTGAGYAAAAFGLGETGRLIIAGIILVISVATNFTGMKLTGRIQMMVVATTIIILIGAVAGSIHAIDLVNFEPFMPNGWGSVGHAATLIFWCFLGWEAISHVTEEFEDPGRDVVRGTIIASVIISLLYLGAAGAVIGTKSYGPGISEVSLIHLIQLSFGTSGMIIAGIMTLFITTAPAIAYTGAAGRLAYAISKAGYAPRSFSMLHCRFKTPGISLVFLLGCFLIILLIYMSGFIPLDILIQIPNTTFILTYLAGCAAGLVLMKENKTAMAVSGISLLLTAAIFCFTGWAMIWPVILVLIWTVYVKVRK; translated from the coding sequence GTGGAGCCATCTATACCCAAAACTGCATCTCTTTCACTTTGGCAGATAATTCCTCTCTATATCGGTTCAGTCCTGGGTTCTGGAATCCTTCTATTACCTGGTCTCACAGCAGACTCAGCCGGTCCTGCATCACTTCTTGCCTGGGTTTTAATGAGTATTTTAGCAATCCCTATGGCATTGAGTATGGGTTTTCTCTCGGTAAAATTTCCTAATGCCGGAGGAGTCTCGTATTTTGTCTCAAAGGCATGGAACCAGGACATTGGTATGCTTGTCGGATGGTTTTTTCTCCTCTCGGCAATTATGGCAGTACCGATTATTGCGCTCACCGGTGCAGGATATGCTGCTGCAGCATTTGGACTCGGAGAGACGGGAAGGCTCATTATCGCCGGAATAATTCTTGTAATATCTGTTGCCACAAACTTTACCGGTATGAAACTGACCGGCAGGATCCAGATGATGGTTGTTGCTACCACGATAATTATTCTCATTGGTGCAGTAGCGGGTAGTATTCATGCCATAGATCTGGTGAATTTTGAACCATTCATGCCAAACGGATGGGGAAGTGTCGGGCATGCAGCAACCCTTATATTCTGGTGTTTTCTCGGGTGGGAGGCGATTTCCCATGTCACTGAAGAATTTGAGGATCCTGGTCGTGATGTTGTGCGGGGAACCATCATTGCATCGGTAATTATTAGTCTTCTCTACCTCGGTGCAGCCGGTGCTGTTATTGGAACAAAGAGTTATGGCCCTGGCATCTCTGAAGTATCTCTCATCCACCTGATTCAACTCTCATTTGGAACATCCGGGATGATTATAGCAGGAATTATGACTCTGTTTATAACAACCGCACCAGCAATTGCCTACACCGGGGCAGCAGGACGACTTGCTTATGCAATATCTAAAGCAGGATACGCTCCCCGATCTTTTTCAATGCTCCATTGCCGGTTTAAAACCCCGGGAATCAGTCTGGTTTTTCTTCTTGGTTGTTTTCTGATAATTCTTCTTATTTATATGAGCGGATTTATTCCCCTTGATATATTGATACAAATCCCAAATACCACTTTTATTCTCACGTATTTAGCTGGTTGTGCTGCCGGACTTGTCCTGATGAAAGAGAATAAAACCGCAATGGCAGTGAGTGGCATATCTCTTCTCTTAACTGCTGCAATTTTTTGTTTTACCGGATGGGCAATGATATGGCCGGTAATATTAGTACTTATTTGGACAGTGTATGTAAAAGTGAGAAAATAA
- a CDS encoding AIR synthase-related protein, with amino-acid sequence MDVEGYARRNLERGRAPQDIITDLAGRIVEIKKISHEHALNFAHAVLVEVQATSNLTADILKYEKAGVSMGAFGVGSRGTGDFYAHRKIAEIIGTSGATVGVEDMDDAGVVQAGGQFIVCTVDGMHSRLSDFPYLAGFHVTRATLRDCYVMGARPVMLFSDIHVADDGDVAKIFDYTAGVTTVGELTGVPLVSGSTLRIGGDMVIGDRMTGCVGTVGVAEHITARRQAADGDLLLMTEGAGGGTIATTALYYGYHDVVDRTINLTFLRAADKILSSDLLGSIHAMTDVTNGGLRGDVHEMAKTAGLRFVVIEDAVQDLVDPMVYRMLMDLEIDPLGVSLDAMLIIAPPDVIYQVQSLLSGIGVKSSVVGKVEVGTPEPVLIRDGKEEPFNPRFREAAYTPLKKLVEREQQDFEMMKQKVDHAAKAAIAKKERVIQKLSGK; translated from the coding sequence ATGGATGTTGAGGGTTATGCCCGTCGGAATCTTGAAAGAGGCAGGGCTCCCCAGGATATTATTACAGATCTCGCTGGTCGCATCGTTGAAATCAAAAAAATAAGCCATGAACATGCCCTCAATTTTGCACACGCTGTTCTTGTAGAAGTTCAGGCTACGTCAAACCTAACCGCTGATATTCTGAAATATGAAAAAGCCGGTGTATCGATGGGGGCCTTCGGTGTCGGATCAAGAGGTACTGGAGATTTTTATGCACATCGGAAGATTGCAGAGATCATAGGAACATCCGGGGCAACTGTTGGAGTTGAGGATATGGATGATGCCGGGGTTGTACAGGCTGGTGGTCAGTTTATCGTCTGTACAGTGGACGGGATGCATTCCCGGCTGTCAGACTTTCCATATTTAGCAGGATTCCATGTCACCCGGGCCACACTTCGAGATTGTTATGTCATGGGTGCTCGTCCGGTAATGCTTTTTTCTGACATCCATGTTGCTGATGATGGTGATGTTGCGAAAATTTTTGATTATACTGCTGGAGTGACTACTGTTGGTGAACTAACCGGTGTTCCCCTTGTAAGCGGGTCTACTCTTCGAATAGGAGGAGATATGGTTATCGGAGACCGGATGACCGGGTGCGTTGGTACTGTCGGAGTTGCTGAGCATATTACCGCACGACGACAGGCAGCAGATGGTGACCTTCTTCTCATGACCGAGGGAGCCGGAGGAGGGACCATTGCAACAACTGCTCTGTATTACGGATATCACGATGTGGTTGACCGGACAATTAACCTTACCTTCCTTCGTGCAGCAGACAAAATTCTCTCAAGTGATCTGCTTGGTTCCATTCATGCTATGACTGATGTGACAAATGGAGGTCTTCGGGGTGATGTTCATGAAATGGCAAAAACTGCAGGACTTCGGTTCGTCGTAATAGAGGATGCTGTCCAGGATCTGGTTGATCCAATGGTATACCGGATGCTGATGGATCTGGAGATAGATCCACTTGGTGTATCCCTTGATGCTATGTTGATAATTGCTCCACCCGATGTTATTTATCAGGTTCAGTCTCTTCTGTCAGGAATCGGAGTGAAATCGTCGGTAGTTGGAAAGGTGGAAGTTGGAACTCCTGAACCGGTTTTAATCAGGGATGGAAAAGAAGAGCCATTTAATCCAAGGTTCCGTGAGGCTGCATACACTCCTCTGAAAAAACTTGTCGAGAGAGAACAGCAGGATTTTGAGATGATGAAACAGAAAGTAGACCATGCGGCAAAGGCAGCAATTGCAAAGAAAGAACGGGTAATTCAGAAACTTTCAGGCAAATAA